Proteins co-encoded in one Candida albicans SC5314 chromosome 3, complete sequence genomic window:
- the RPP2B gene encoding ribosomal protein P2 (Conserved acidic ribosomal protein; possibly involved in regulation of translation elongation; interacts with Rpp1A; 1 of 4 similar C. albicans proteins (Rpp1A, Rpp1B, Rpp2A, Rpp2B); macrophage/pseudohyphal-induced; Spider biofilm repressed) translates to MKYLAAYLLLVQGGNTSPSASDITALLESVGVEAEESRLQALLKDLEGKDLQELIAEGNTKLASVPSGGAAAGGASASAGAAAGGAAEAEEEKEEEAKEESDDDMGFGLFD, encoded by the coding sequence atgaaatactTAGCTGCTTACTTATTGTTAGTTCAAGGTGGTAACACCTCTCCATCAGCTTCTGATATCACCGCTTTATTGGAATCCGTTGGTGTTGAAGCCGAAGAATCCAGATTACAAGCTTTATTGAAAGATTTGGAAGGTAAAGACTTGCAAGAATTGATTGCTGAAGGTAACACCAAATTAGCTTCTGTCCCATCCGGTGGTGCTGCTGCTGGTGGTGCTTCTGCCTCTGCTGGTGCCGCTGCTGGTGGTGCTGCTGAagctgaagaagaaaaagaagaagaagccaaagaagaatctgatgatgatatggGTTTCGGTTTATTCGATTAG
- a CDS encoding uncharacterized protein (Putative protein of unknown function, transcription is positively regulated by Tbf1p), producing the protein MSHSYTYTKNFIQSQVNILNEPYRINSRIRNILAEQDEITESELQTILNLLNNEIKECNDELFPSQINNQIVSQILKLEKQKLKIVNSQLFKINSFIKPITLPDFDNLTNQDQNKKLAELREQIKELPDSKYLFVSNTDTTDIQDEYDLDDDDQGQDMENEPREEQAEDNETDKANTDIVQDDQEEVASTKQMKKEFIQEIADKVNDSNAQPDQELIEKYDKLRTDLIDISDRLQYKSGKLGYLSGLQQTLSEIVGVRSTTIDTQSNQIYDSDEEVSTPNDNETSLQPGPYSTRTNIQSEINRFRMLVEKISYKVNTKNLTSDNLREKLQEINHNPNSAI; encoded by the coding sequence ATGAGCCATTCTTATACatatacaaaaaatttcattcaaaGCCAAGTTAATATACTAAATGAACCTTATAGAATTAATTCCCGAATCAGAAACATTCTAGCCGAACAAGATGAAATAACTGAATCCGAGTTGcaaacaattttaaatcTACTAAATAACGAGATTAAAGAATGtaatgatgaattgttCCCATCACAAATCAATAACCAGATAGTACTGCAAATTTTAAAGTTGGAAAAAcagaaactaaaaatagTTAATCTGcaattgtttaaaattAACTCATTTATTAAACCCATCACATTAcctgattttgataatttaacaaACCAagatcaaaacaaaaaattggcAGAGTTGAGAGAACAAATTAAAGAGCTCCCTGATCTGAAATATTTGTTTGTGTCCAACACAGATACCACTGACATTCAAGATGAATATGATTTGGATGACGATGACCAGGGGCAGGACATGGAGAATGAACCACGGGAAGAGCAGGCAGAGGACAACGAAACTGATAAAGCCAATACCGATATAGTGCAAGACGATCAAGAAGAGGTAGCATCTACCAagcaaatgaaaaaagagTTTATCCAGGAAATTGCCGACAAAGTTAACGATTCAAATGCACAACCAGATCAAGagttgattgaaaaatacgATAAGTTGAGGACTGATCTTATAGATATAAGCGATCGTTTGCAATACAAGTCCGGGAAACTAGGTTATTTATCGGGATTGCAACAAACATTGTCAGAGATTGTTGGTGTCCGCTCAACGACCATCGACACTCAACTGAACCAAATCTACGACAGTGATGAAGAGGTAAGCACACCAAACGATAATGAAACGAGTCTTCAACCTGGTCCATATAGCACACGAACAAATATACAAAGTGAAATCAATCGTTTTAGAATGTTAGTTGAGAAAATATCATACAAGGTCAATACTAAGAATCTTACTTCTGATAATCTCCGTGAAAAGTTGCAAGAGATAAATCACAACCCAAACAGTGCCATATAG